From one Peredibacter starrii genomic stretch:
- a CDS encoding GldG family protein produces MRNWLFPLWVIIDVLVFLTAMALWIAAPEYKTLNIGLTVFATALGFLLMFAKFEEIKTYVRSSYFEKVLFHGINVLLVVSILGVANYLGNKNYKEFDLTKEKRNSLTDQTVKVLDMVKSPLKMTVFARREEWNGILNLLKLYVAQNKNIKLEAIDTDLRPDLVKAKEITQNGTVVLDYQGKESQFPVIDELSVTNALLKVLRTEKIVLYFVTGHQELSCEEKSPEGISVLCEKLRLQNYELRPLELTKVDRVPKDATAVFVLGPISGFLPQEANLIKEYLNTGGSFFLALAPAFKSELYDNLTKLMEPYGLELGKDVVIDRLSTVQGAEATIPIISNYDNQHPITEGFNLRTVFPLSSSVRTIKGKDSAQLLATTSNFPGSWAETNLKGVTEGKAEYNEKSDLKGPIGLLGISELAIPNTPRDSRVVLLGSSSFLVNAYQAQAGNTTLFLNTVSWMVDDEGIISFNRPGLEEPPVILSAQHLQMIFVISILVVPIIFFGTAIFVYRRRRLL; encoded by the coding sequence ATGAGAAATTGGCTCTTCCCATTATGGGTCATTATTGATGTTTTAGTTTTCCTCACAGCGATGGCCCTTTGGATTGCGGCCCCTGAATATAAGACCCTAAACATTGGTCTTACGGTTTTTGCCACAGCTTTGGGCTTCTTATTAATGTTTGCGAAGTTTGAAGAAATCAAAACTTACGTTCGTAGCTCATACTTTGAAAAAGTGCTCTTCCACGGAATCAACGTACTCCTCGTGGTCTCTATCCTGGGTGTAGCAAACTATCTTGGAAATAAAAACTACAAGGAATTCGACTTAACCAAAGAGAAAAGAAACAGCCTGACGGATCAGACGGTAAAAGTTCTCGATATGGTGAAGTCTCCGCTTAAAATGACAGTATTTGCTCGTCGTGAAGAGTGGAACGGAATTCTAAATCTTCTGAAACTCTATGTTGCCCAAAATAAAAACATTAAACTCGAGGCGATTGATACGGATCTTCGTCCGGATTTAGTGAAGGCAAAAGAGATCACTCAGAACGGAACTGTGGTGCTGGATTATCAAGGTAAAGAGTCTCAATTCCCAGTGATCGATGAGTTGTCAGTGACAAATGCGCTTTTGAAGGTCCTTCGCACTGAAAAAATCGTGCTCTACTTTGTGACTGGCCACCAGGAACTTAGTTGTGAAGAGAAGTCTCCTGAAGGCATTTCAGTTCTTTGTGAAAAACTTCGTCTTCAAAATTATGAATTAAGACCACTGGAACTCACGAAAGTTGACCGAGTTCCAAAAGACGCTACCGCGGTTTTCGTTTTGGGCCCTATCTCAGGCTTTCTTCCTCAGGAAGCAAACCTAATTAAGGAATACCTCAACACTGGCGGAAGCTTCTTCCTTGCTCTGGCACCGGCCTTTAAATCTGAGCTTTACGATAATCTCACGAAGCTCATGGAGCCATACGGACTTGAACTTGGAAAGGACGTGGTAATTGATCGCCTGTCGACAGTTCAAGGCGCAGAGGCGACCATTCCTATTATCAGCAACTACGATAATCAACATCCCATTACTGAAGGCTTTAACCTTCGTACGGTTTTCCCTCTAAGTTCATCAGTGAGAACGATCAAAGGAAAAGACAGCGCACAACTTCTGGCCACGACCTCCAACTTCCCAGGCAGCTGGGCAGAAACAAATCTTAAAGGTGTGACTGAAGGGAAGGCGGAATATAACGAGAAATCAGATCTCAAAGGTCCTATTGGTCTTTTAGGGATTTCTGAACTCGCGATTCCAAATACTCCGCGTGATTCTCGCGTGGTCCTTCTTGGATCTAGTTCATTCCTCGTGAACGCTTATCAGGCCCAGGCCGGCAACACGACTCTTTTCTTAAATACGGTTTCATGGATGGTGGATGATGAAGGAATTATTTCGTTCAATCGTCCGGGCCTTGAAGAGCCACCTGTGATTTTATCAGCTCAACATTTACAAATGATCTTTGTTATCTCAATTCTGGTCGTTCCGATTATCTTCTTTGGAACGGCAATTTTTGTGTACCGTAGACGGCGCTTACTATGA
- a CDS encoding glycosyltransferase family protein: MKTAIAIDSLLSRDDSIFLLEMVLNIYPNSEIYTIAHKQGGILGQIETRPIVSSFLTHKAKDISVFKKNFWIMPSAVKAIPLHSSIEKVIVLSRGYIHGLTLPSHVERFLYIMDWGLIDQANLGFQKLFAPYVNDWREKALRNYPKIAVSSETLKTFLELPNAEVIAPTYRTEEYPFVRDEDHNFMFTHHLIYTHDLTVAEFRTIAKVLLSKGETVRIMGPDAHLESVKKEFPALEFAGDHCEATSALYSHQAKAIWDFSKNFFPSKAFGAFATGRPAVVRDLKLNREYLTTGAHFLKDFSEASIAAIREEVEGSYMSQDRKVLRRLGLKWNERLFKSRMVKFLDRRAES, encoded by the coding sequence ATGAAAACCGCCATTGCCATCGATTCTCTGTTATCTCGTGATGATTCTATCTTCTTGTTAGAGATGGTTTTAAATATTTATCCGAATTCAGAGATCTATACCATTGCTCACAAGCAAGGTGGCATTCTTGGTCAGATTGAAACTCGTCCTATTGTTTCTTCTTTCCTGACTCATAAAGCGAAAGACATTTCGGTCTTTAAAAAGAACTTCTGGATCATGCCTTCAGCAGTGAAGGCGATTCCCCTTCATTCTTCAATTGAGAAAGTCATTGTACTAAGCCGTGGTTATATTCATGGACTGACTCTGCCTTCACACGTTGAGCGCTTCCTTTATATCATGGACTGGGGTCTGATTGATCAAGCAAATCTTGGTTTCCAGAAGCTCTTCGCGCCTTACGTAAACGATTGGCGTGAGAAGGCCCTTCGTAATTATCCAAAAATCGCTGTAAGCTCCGAGACGCTTAAAACGTTCCTGGAACTTCCAAACGCAGAAGTCATTGCTCCTACTTATAGAACAGAAGAATATCCATTTGTTCGTGATGAAGACCATAACTTCATGTTCACGCACCACTTGATTTACACTCATGACCTGACCGTTGCTGAGTTCAGAACAATCGCCAAGGTCCTTCTTTCTAAAGGCGAGACGGTTCGTATCATGGGCCCAGATGCTCATCTTGAATCAGTTAAAAAAGAATTTCCTGCACTGGAATTTGCCGGAGACCACTGTGAAGCGACCAGTGCGCTTTATTCGCATCAAGCGAAAGCAATCTGGGACTTCTCGAAAAACTTTTTCCCATCTAAGGCCTTCGGAGCTTTTGCCACTGGAAGACCAGCAGTTGTGCGCGATTTAAAATTAAATCGCGAGTATCTGACCACTGGTGCTCATTTCCTTAAAGATTTCTCTGAGGCCTCAATTGCGGCCATCCGTGAAGAAGTAGAAGGTAGCTACATGAGTCAGGACCGTAAAGTGTTACGTCGTCTAGGACTTAAGTGGAACGAACGTCTCTTTAAATCGCGTATGGTTAAATTTCTAGACCGCCGAGCTGAATCTTAA
- a CDS encoding ABC transporter ATP-binding protein, giving the protein MARELESDLTDCMVIMDKILVVDGVTKEYPGRVAVSKLSFEVKKGSIHGFLGPNGAGKSTTMKMIAGLLPVSSGSITLFGETVQPDNLTLKNKIGLLPENAPVYLDQTVEQYLKLVSKLHGVKHVKDQVDKVMTDLSLLDVRKRLIGNLSKGYKQRVGLAQAIVYDAPFLILDEPTNGLDPQTVVELREFIKKLSAEKTILFSSHVLPEVEQLCDQITIIHQGKIRATGDLHEIHQKFRQGLVMRIGIGQQESLPDLSSFGKYDITHENIVGKEKQYHLTFQDDRDARAEIAKYLMNKGLNLYTLQVESPELEDIFLHVTELKK; this is encoded by the coding sequence TTGGCCCGCGAACTAGAGAGCGATCTCACAGATTGTATGGTGATTATGGATAAAATACTAGTAGTTGACGGAGTTACTAAGGAATACCCAGGGCGAGTTGCGGTTTCAAAGCTCAGTTTTGAGGTTAAAAAGGGTTCCATTCATGGATTTTTGGGCCCTAATGGTGCGGGTAAGTCCACTACTATGAAGATGATTGCAGGTCTACTGCCTGTCTCTTCAGGATCTATCACCCTGTTTGGCGAAACTGTTCAACCAGATAACCTAACGCTCAAAAATAAAATTGGTCTTCTTCCAGAAAATGCTCCTGTCTATCTCGATCAGACTGTCGAGCAGTACTTAAAACTTGTGAGTAAACTTCACGGAGTAAAACATGTGAAGGACCAAGTAGATAAGGTCATGACTGATCTATCTCTTCTTGATGTGAGAAAGCGCCTTATTGGAAATCTCTCAAAAGGTTATAAGCAAAGAGTGGGTCTGGCCCAGGCGATTGTTTATGATGCTCCTTTCTTGATTTTGGATGAACCTACGAATGGTCTTGATCCACAGACAGTGGTGGAGCTTCGAGAATTCATTAAAAAATTATCCGCAGAAAAAACGATTCTTTTCTCTTCACACGTTCTCCCGGAAGTGGAGCAGCTGTGTGATCAGATCACGATCATTCACCAGGGAAAAATTCGCGCCACTGGGGACCTTCATGAAATTCATCAGAAGTTTCGCCAGGGTCTGGTGATGAGAATTGGAATCGGCCAGCAAGAGTCTCTTCCTGATTTAAGTTCATTCGGAAAATACGACATCACTCATGAAAACATTGTGGGCAAGGAAAAGCAGTATCACCTGACTTTCCAGGATGACCGCGATGCTCGTGCAGAAATCGCAAAATATCTCATGAATAAAGGTCTTAACCTTTATACGCTTCAGGTTGAGTCTCCGGAATTAGAGGACATCTTCCTACACGTAACGGAGTTGAAAAAATGA
- a CDS encoding DHH family phosphoesterase: MTILDTFKSRIQVAERILITTHEYPDADGIGSEISLCLALREYGKKVYCVNEEPLLERYRYLDQDKVVYGFKDFFAKHPDFKPDLMIVVDTNTKLRAGHQICHYIGDAIPVLYIDHHPCRGRDLSDHCIDVTAAATGQMIGEMIESLGVKFTKKIALPIYTSIIIDTSSFRYPTVSASTHKLVAKLMDTGINPPEAYNGIYGTKRVHHMHLLASILNTASTNKDETIAWMLLKKEDIDKYAGDVEDTHAFINNLLVLNNIKVACMFRDDGDHIKMSLRSSGEYDVGTIALALGGGGHSHSAATILNREPGETTEHVIDRAIKKVEEALKKMSVT; the protein is encoded by the coding sequence ATGACCATTTTAGATACTTTTAAGTCAAGAATTCAAGTAGCAGAGCGGATTCTCATTACTACGCATGAGTATCCTGATGCTGACGGCATTGGATCAGAGATTTCACTCTGCCTCGCTCTACGCGAGTATGGAAAGAAAGTTTACTGTGTCAATGAAGAGCCTCTTCTGGAGCGCTATCGTTACCTTGACCAAGATAAGGTCGTTTACGGTTTCAAAGATTTCTTTGCGAAACATCCAGATTTCAAACCAGATTTAATGATTGTGGTTGATACGAACACAAAACTTCGTGCTGGCCATCAAATCTGTCATTACATTGGTGATGCCATTCCTGTGCTCTATATCGATCACCACCCTTGTCGCGGTCGTGATTTGTCCGATCATTGTATTGATGTGACCGCTGCGGCCACAGGTCAAATGATTGGTGAGATGATTGAGTCTTTGGGAGTTAAGTTCACTAAGAAGATCGCACTTCCGATTTATACTTCGATCATTATTGATACCAGCTCTTTCAGATACCCCACTGTTTCTGCCTCAACTCACAAATTGGTGGCAAAACTGATGGACACTGGAATTAATCCTCCAGAGGCCTACAACGGTATTTATGGTACGAAACGCGTTCATCATATGCATTTACTTGCGAGTATTTTGAATACCGCTTCTACCAATAAAGATGAAACCATCGCCTGGATGCTTCTTAAAAAAGAAGACATTGATAAATACGCAGGTGACGTGGAAGACACTCACGCTTTCATCAATAACTTACTTGTTTTGAATAACATCAAAGTTGCTTGTATGTTCCGTGATGATGGTGACCACATCAAGATGAGCCTTCGCTCTTCGGGTGAATATGATGTGGGAACGATTGCCCTTGCCTTAGGTGGCGGAGGTCACTCGCATTCGGCCGCGACTATTCTGAATCGTGAACCAGGTGAAACCACCGAACACGTGATTGACCGAGCTATAAAAAAAGTCGAAGAAGCCCTGAAAAAGATGTCTGTTACTTAA
- a CDS encoding ABC transporter permease, with amino-acid sequence MIWTLWKKELESYFASPLAYVLVGLFSLISGVIFFNLLATYTDGIQAIPQNMAQEISFVEEVVLRLFANINFLMLVFIPLITMRLFSEEKRLETIDLYWLAPVREWQVVLSKGLAAFTLIIAMLVMTGIFPLIIWGVGVRDFSLLGTAYLGVALNALCYIALGLFCSSLSGNQIIAALLSVLGIMFLWMITWGGHLNSNFLVAEIFTYIGITSHFERILRGLIGTQDIIYYLTFIFLFGFLTVKSLGRRNW; translated from the coding sequence ATGATTTGGACATTGTGGAAAAAAGAGCTGGAGTCCTATTTCGCTTCTCCATTGGCCTATGTATTAGTTGGATTATTTTCACTCATTAGTGGTGTGATCTTTTTTAACTTACTGGCGACTTACACGGACGGGATTCAGGCCATCCCTCAAAACATGGCCCAGGAGATCTCATTTGTAGAAGAAGTGGTTTTGCGCTTATTCGCTAACATCAACTTTTTGATGCTGGTCTTTATTCCCCTAATCACCATGAGACTTTTCTCAGAAGAGAAGCGCCTTGAAACAATTGATCTCTACTGGCTTGCTCCCGTTCGCGAATGGCAAGTGGTTCTCTCAAAGGGACTAGCGGCCTTTACTTTAATCATCGCCATGCTTGTGATGACCGGTATCTTTCCACTCATTATCTGGGGAGTAGGTGTTCGTGATTTCTCCCTTCTTGGGACAGCGTACTTAGGTGTGGCACTCAATGCTCTTTGCTACATTGCTCTCGGTCTATTCTGTTCATCTCTTTCAGGAAACCAAATCATCGCGGCCCTTCTTTCAGTCCTAGGAATCATGTTCCTCTGGATGATCACCTGGGGCGGACACTTAAATTCAAACTTCCTGGTTGCTGAAATCTTTACCTACATTGGAATCACCTCTCACTTTGAGCGTATCCTTCGTGGGCTCATTGGTACTCAAGACATTATCTATTATTTAACTTTCATCTTCTTATTCGGCTTTCTAACCGTGAAGAGTTTGGGCCGGAGGAACTGGTAA
- a CDS encoding Hint domain-containing protein, producing the protein MKKYFILSLLVTILQTNAWAQMLSNTKVILSGNFSVPMGHLLPGDEILASDQTFKRVNGVYHEANEQAMFYITTEGGNTLVCDKDQVLQLSNRKLIQAKKVKAGHVLHGQNGPLQVVSISFVFVSTDVSLLSFGPTVEDVNDHLYFANGISVGGYSLTRGWMGLPAEVKE; encoded by the coding sequence ATGAAAAAATATTTTATCCTCTCACTCCTAGTTACTATCCTACAAACCAATGCCTGGGCCCAGATGCTCTCAAACACCAAGGTGATCCTCAGTGGAAACTTCTCGGTGCCGATGGGACATCTTCTTCCTGGTGATGAGATCCTCGCTTCGGATCAGACTTTTAAAAGAGTCAACGGCGTCTATCATGAGGCCAATGAGCAAGCGATGTTCTACATTACAACGGAAGGGGGAAATACCCTGGTCTGCGATAAGGATCAAGTGCTTCAGCTTTCAAACCGCAAGCTGATTCAGGCGAAGAAAGTTAAAGCAGGGCATGTCCTTCACGGTCAGAATGGTCCCCTTCAGGTGGTGTCCATCAGCTTCGTTTTTGTAAGTACGGATGTTTCGCTTCTCTCTTTCGGCCCAACAGTCGAAGATGTGAATGATCATCTTTATTTTGCCAACGGAATTTCAGTTGGCGGTTATTCTCTGACTCGTGGATGGATGGGGCTTCCAGCGGAAGTTAAAGAATAG